A single region of the Streptococcus macedonicus ACA-DC 198 genome encodes:
- the padB gene encoding Para-aminobenzoate synthase, aminase component/Aminodeoxychorismate lyase, protein MHKKTVVDFKELGHRLIFENPVKILATKLIDDVEAILKKVVYYQIHGYYVVGYVSYEAGKAFENNFSVKTFPLSGEYFVYFAVHSEVKKEPFPLDYEMNITMPQVWESKTDKDEYEKAISEIRQQIRQGNTYRVNYTVQLHNRINSNLFELYNRLVIEQDAKYNCYIEHDDFAVLSMSPELFFEKNGSKLTTRPMKGTVARGINDAQDFRNKHWLANDSKNRSENMMIIDLLRNDMGRISELGSVTVSKLCDIEQYSNVWQMTSTIESHLKKDLSLFDIFNALFPCGSITGAPKILTMSIINQLEPSPRGVYCGSIGICLPHADRAIFNVAIRTIQAKDDQAIYGVGGGITWDSEWESEYRETCEKSAFLYKSQPTFDILTTAKITQKNNFP, encoded by the coding sequence ATGCATAAAAAGACTGTGGTTGATTTCAAAGAATTGGGACACCGATTAATTTTTGAAAATCCAGTAAAAATATTGGCAACAAAGTTGATTGATGATGTAGAGGCTATTCTTAAGAAAGTAGTTTATTATCAAATTCATGGATACTATGTTGTTGGTTATGTCAGTTATGAAGCAGGAAAAGCATTTGAAAACAATTTTTCTGTAAAGACTTTTCCGTTATCTGGGGAATACTTTGTTTACTTTGCGGTTCATAGTGAAGTAAAAAAAGAACCTTTTCCTCTTGATTACGAGATGAATATCACAATGCCACAAGTTTGGGAATCTAAGACGGATAAAGATGAATATGAGAAAGCTATCTCAGAAATTAGACAACAAATTCGTCAGGGAAATACTTATCGAGTTAATTATACTGTACAACTTCATAATAGAATTAATTCGAATCTTTTTGAGCTTTACAATCGGCTAGTGATTGAACAAGATGCCAAATATAATTGTTATATTGAACATGATGATTTTGCCGTCTTATCAATGAGTCCAGAATTATTTTTTGAAAAAAATGGATCAAAATTGACAACACGTCCAATGAAAGGTACTGTTGCTCGTGGGATTAATGATGCGCAAGATTTTAGAAATAAACATTGGTTAGCTAATGATAGTAAGAATCGCTCTGAAAATATGATGATTATCGATCTTCTAAGAAACGATATGGGACGTATTTCAGAATTGGGAAGTGTAACAGTAAGTAAACTCTGTGATATCGAACAATATTCTAATGTTTGGCAAATGACTTCAACGATTGAAAGTCATTTGAAGAAAGATTTATCTCTATTTGATATTTTTAACGCCCTTTTTCCGTGTGGTTCCATAACAGGAGCACCTAAAATTTTGACAATGTCAATAATCAATCAGCTAGAACCTTCTCCACGAGGTGTTTATTGTGGTTCTATTGGAATATGTTTGCCTCACGCTGACAGAGCAATTTTTAACGTTGCTATTAGAACAATTCAGGCGAAAGACGATCAAGCAATCTATGGTGTTGGTGGGGGGATTACTTGGGATAGTGAATGGGAAAGTGAGTACAGAGAAACATGTGAAAAGAGTGCTTTTTTGTATAAATCACAGCCCACATTCGATATTTTAACAACTGCTAAGATTACACAAAAAAATAATTTTCCTTAA
- a CDS encoding RarD protein produces MKKTNLGILLGLITYILWGFLSLYWKLLSGVSSYNTFSYRIIFTVLTMLVYMVLSKNKERYRGEIRQLISHKQDLAMAILASFLIALNWLTYIFAVSHQQATQASFGYYIMPLVSMLLALVFLHERLSPWMTAAIIIAGIGVGILAINTGKVPLVSVLLAVTFALYGLVKKNVKLSSDVAMLVESSVVAPFVLIYLLFFSKESLLDYSLLENVLLLASGIVTAIPLLLFAEAVKRAPLNIIGFIQYINPTIQLAIAVFVFHEKVGNGEVSGFIFIWIAIAIFILGQLMLLRKKKGF; encoded by the coding sequence TTGAAAAAGACTAATTTGGGGATTTTGCTTGGCTTAATAACCTATATTTTGTGGGGCTTTTTATCTCTTTATTGGAAATTACTTTCAGGTGTTAGTTCATATAACACCTTTTCTTATCGCATTATTTTTACTGTTTTAACAATGTTGGTTTACATGGTTTTATCCAAAAATAAGGAGCGATACCGTGGTGAAATTCGCCAACTTATCAGTCATAAGCAAGACCTTGCTATGGCTATTTTGGCAAGTTTTTTGATTGCATTGAATTGGTTAACTTATATCTTTGCAGTTAGTCACCAGCAGGCCACACAAGCTAGTTTTGGCTATTATATTATGCCTCTTGTGTCAATGTTATTAGCATTAGTTTTCCTACATGAACGATTGAGTCCATGGATGACTGCTGCGATTATCATTGCAGGCATTGGTGTGGGAATTTTAGCAATTAATACAGGGAAGGTGCCTCTTGTTTCGGTACTGTTAGCAGTTACCTTTGCTTTGTATGGACTGGTTAAGAAAAATGTCAAGTTATCCAGTGACGTTGCCATGTTGGTAGAAAGTAGTGTTGTCGCCCCTTTTGTGCTTATCTATTTGCTATTCTTTTCAAAAGAAAGTTTATTAGATTATAGCTTGCTAGAAAACGTGTTACTTTTAGCATCTGGCATTGTGACGGCGATTCCTTTGTTGCTGTTTGCAGAAGCGGTAAAACGTGCGCCGTTGAATATCATTGGTTTTATCCAGTACATCAACCCCACAATTCAACTGGCAATAGCCGTGTTTGTTTTTCACGAAAAGGTAGGCAATGGAGAAGTTAGTGGCTTTATTTTCATCTGGATAGCGATTGCTATTTTTATCTTAGGACAGCTGATGTTGTTGCGGAAGAAAAAAGGGTTTTGA
- the thrB gene encoding Homoserine kinase — protein sequence MRITVPATSANVGPGFDSVGVAVSKYLTIEILEPSEKWEVLHDLGDVPSDETNLLITTALQVKADLQPHRIKMVSDIPLARGLGSSSSVIVAGIELANQLAHLQLSADEKLVIATKIEGHPDNVAPAIFGNLVISSYVDEKVNSAVAAFPEASFVAFIPNYELKTSDSRNVLPNEFSYKEAVAASSIANVAIAALLTGDLEKAGKAIEADLFHERFRQKLVKEFVPIKEVAHEVGAYATYLSGAGPTIMTLAPKAKEAELVERLEALALDGEVVALYVDTKGVFVEKD from the coding sequence ATGAGAATTACAGTACCAGCAACCTCTGCTAATGTTGGACCAGGCTTTGATTCGGTCGGCGTAGCGGTTTCTAAGTACTTAACGATTGAGATTTTAGAGCCTTCTGAAAAATGGGAGGTTTTACATGATTTGGGTGACGTTCCTAGTGACGAAACAAATCTTTTGATTACGACAGCTTTACAAGTGAAAGCTGACCTACAACCACATCGTATTAAAATGGTTTCAGATATCCCGCTGGCACGCGGATTAGGGTCATCTTCATCAGTTATTGTGGCTGGAATTGAGTTAGCTAATCAGTTGGCTCATTTACAGCTTTCAGCTGATGAAAAATTGGTGATTGCGACAAAAATCGAAGGGCATCCAGACAATGTTGCGCCAGCTATTTTTGGTAATCTTGTTATTTCATCTTATGTTGATGAAAAGGTCAATAGTGCCGTTGCTGCCTTTCCTGAAGCCTCTTTTGTGGCGTTCATTCCTAATTATGAATTAAAGACTAGCGATAGCCGCAATGTGTTGCCAAATGAGTTTTCTTATAAGGAAGCTGTTGCTGCCTCATCAATTGCCAATGTAGCTATTGCTGCGCTTCTAACAGGTGATTTGGAAAAAGCTGGAAAAGCGATTGAAGCTGACCTTTTCCATGAACGTTTCCGTCAAAAACTAGTTAAAGAATTTGTACCGATTAAAGAAGTAGCTCACGAGGTTGGTGCCTATGCAACTTACCTATCTGGTGCAGGTCCAACGATTATGACCTTGGCTCCAAAAGCAAAAGAAGCAGAGCTTGTTGAGCGCCTTGAAGCGCTCGCTTTGGACGGTGAAGTTGTCGCACTTTACGTTGATACTAAAGGAGTTTTTGTTGAAAAAGACTAA